A window of Triplophysa dalaica isolate WHDGS20190420 chromosome 7, ASM1584641v1, whole genome shotgun sequence contains these coding sequences:
- the pam16 gene encoding mitochondrial import inner membrane translocase subunit tim16 yields the protein MAKYLAQIIVMGAQVVGRAFARALRQEFAASQAAAQARGQAGRHSAAASSFTGMTVQEAQQILNISTLTPEEIQKNYEHLFKANDRAVGGSFYLQSKVVRAKERLDEELSIQQQHPSKPSGQEQQT from the exons ATG GCGAAGTATCTGGCTCAGATTATTGTGATGGGGGCTCAGGTGGTCGGGCGAGCTTTCGCACGAGCTCTGCGGCAAGAATTTGCAG CGAGTCAGGCGGCTGCTCAGGCCAGAGGTCAAGCAGGCAGACATTCTGCGGCTGCGTCCAGCTTCACGGGTATGACGGTACAAGAAGCCCAACAGATACTGAACATCTCCACATTAACACCAGAGGAGATACAGAAG AATTATGAGCATCTGTTTAAAGCCAATGACAGAGCTGTGGGCGGCTCATTCTATCTTCAGTCTAAG GTGGTGAGAGCTAAAGAGCGTCTGGATGAAGAACTGTCCATTCAACAACAACACCCATCAAAACCATCAGGCCAAGAGCAGCAAACATAA